The Caulifigura coniformis genome includes a region encoding these proteins:
- a CDS encoding recombinase family protein: MAVYLYVPTTTEHLYTSKEVEDRKLEELRAHLLKVGATATAVYFDRVGCDTPPESRPGFSALLPLLRRGDFLVVVSWSCLGTPADITRLSRLMHQCGVALAVCREGGDEVDKPDVASGPQMAVGDFATINGQLGIVTQLGPLVLGGARDSAAIWFGDVNGGEPIVFTVPAEYLTKSDRPITYQH; this comes from the coding sequence ATGGCAGTGTACCTATACGTGCCCACGACCACCGAGCACCTTTACACCTCAAAGGAAGTCGAGGATCGTAAACTGGAGGAACTGCGGGCCCATCTGTTGAAGGTTGGTGCTACTGCAACTGCCGTTTACTTCGACCGTGTCGGATGCGACACCCCGCCCGAGAGCCGGCCCGGATTTTCCGCGCTGCTGCCATTGCTCCGCCGTGGTGATTTCCTCGTCGTGGTCAGTTGGAGTTGCCTCGGTACTCCAGCCGACATCACGCGACTGTCTCGCCTCATGCACCAATGCGGTGTGGCCTTGGCTGTGTGCCGAGAAGGGGGCGATGAGGTTGATAAGCCCGATGTCGCATCGGGGCCGCAAATGGCCGTAGGTGACTTCGCAACGATCAATGGGCAGCTCGGGATTGTTACACAGCTCGGCCCCTTGGTTCTTGGCGGCGCCCGCGATTCCGCCGCGATCTGGTTTGGTGATGTGAATGGTGGTGAGCCGATCGTGTTTACCGTGCCGGCCGAATACCTCACGAAGTCCGACCGCCCCATCACCTACCAGCACTGA
- a CDS encoding metallophosphoesterase family protein: protein MNLLLFSDLHADVPAARRLAALATQADLLIGAGDFGNSRRHVADCLPTLLEAGKPAVFVPGNSESFEELTDACRNFPNARVLHGTNSVIEGLTFFGLGGGIPVTPFGSWSYDFTEEQAAALLKDCPPAAVLVTHSPPKGAVDIATSGKSLGSTAIRAAIERTRPRLVVCGHIHASAGQQAQIGPTPIINPGPQGVLHELQT, encoded by the coding sequence ATGAACCTGCTCCTCTTCAGCGACCTCCACGCCGACGTCCCCGCCGCCCGGCGGCTCGCCGCGCTCGCCACCCAGGCCGACCTCCTCATCGGCGCCGGCGACTTTGGGAACTCCCGCCGCCATGTCGCCGACTGCCTCCCAACTCTCCTCGAAGCTGGCAAGCCCGCGGTCTTCGTCCCCGGCAACAGCGAATCGTTCGAAGAACTCACCGACGCCTGTCGCAACTTCCCCAACGCCCGCGTCCTCCACGGAACGAACAGCGTCATCGAAGGCCTGACCTTCTTCGGCCTCGGCGGCGGCATCCCCGTCACCCCCTTCGGCTCCTGGAGCTACGACTTCACCGAAGAACAGGCCGCCGCACTCCTCAAAGACTGCCCGCCCGCTGCCGTCCTCGTCACCCACTCCCCGCCCAAAGGGGCTGTCGACATCGCCACGAGCGGCAAAAGCCTGGGCAGTACCGCGATCCGGGCCGCGATCGAACGCACCCGCCCCCGCCTCGTCGTCTGTGGCCACATCCACGCCTCGGCCGGACAGCAAGCCCAAATCGGCCCCACCCCGATCATTAACCCGGGCCCGCAGGGAGTTCTCCACGAACTGCAGACATAG
- a CDS encoding HEAT repeat domain-containing protein, giving the protein MSSTDSPSTPSQADAALPEHLPPVEPPSASFIVQLFLVPAIIVAVVIGLYVLFGKLAAGDTDWRQLVSDIKSDNPNVRWRAALNLAEGLDSDEARGLEGQHLASIPEIATALNDLTLQQLKSTVRNDEQQQQLAFLLKALGRMDAVDQIRPALRTTLDETQEGEIRKQSLQAIAMIAGRRQAKGESLSDPELVDAVIAASQSPDPVLRQHAAFALGLIGGPIGESRLGELLEDPDEMTRMNAAIGFARAGSPRGLGVFQLVLKQSADWPAQANSPREIEAAFEKQLMLRNALQAIEQIGPKLTPADRTDLAAQLAQLESTLPDQALRLRAKEVRIGLEKASPPTAERGT; this is encoded by the coding sequence ATGTCGAGCACCGACTCCCCTTCCACCCCCTCCCAGGCGGATGCCGCTCTGCCCGAGCACCTCCCGCCGGTCGAGCCCCCCTCCGCCAGCTTCATCGTCCAGCTCTTCCTCGTGCCGGCCATCATCGTCGCCGTCGTCATCGGGCTGTATGTCCTCTTCGGCAAGCTGGCCGCCGGCGATACCGACTGGCGGCAGCTCGTCAGCGACATCAAGAGCGACAACCCCAACGTCCGCTGGCGGGCCGCCCTCAACCTCGCCGAAGGTCTCGATTCCGATGAGGCCCGCGGCCTCGAAGGCCAGCACCTCGCGTCCATTCCCGAGATCGCCACCGCCCTCAACGACCTCACCCTCCAGCAGCTGAAGTCGACCGTCCGGAACGATGAGCAGCAGCAGCAGCTCGCCTTCCTGCTCAAGGCGCTCGGCCGGATGGATGCCGTCGACCAGATCCGTCCCGCGCTGCGGACCACGCTCGACGAAACCCAGGAAGGAGAGATCCGCAAGCAGTCGCTCCAGGCCATCGCCATGATCGCCGGACGTCGGCAGGCCAAAGGAGAATCCCTGAGCGATCCCGAGCTCGTCGACGCCGTGATCGCCGCCTCCCAGTCGCCCGATCCCGTCCTGCGTCAGCATGCGGCCTTCGCGCTCGGCCTGATCGGCGGCCCCATCGGCGAGTCGCGCCTCGGAGAGTTGCTCGAAGACCCCGATGAAATGACCCGCATGAACGCCGCCATCGGCTTCGCCCGTGCAGGCTCCCCCCGGGGTCTCGGCGTCTTTCAGCTGGTCCTGAAGCAGTCCGCGGACTGGCCGGCCCAGGCGAACAGCCCCCGGGAGATCGAAGCGGCCTTTGAGAAGCAGCTCATGCTGCGGAATGCCCTGCAGGCGATCGAGCAGATCGGCCCGAAACTCACCCCGGCCGATCGCACCGACCTCGCCGCCCAACTGGCGCAGCTCGAATCGACGCTCCCCGATCAGGCCCTCCGCCTCCGGGCGAAAGAAGTCCGCATCGGCCTGGAAAAAGCCTCCCCGCCGACCGCCGAGCGGGGGACCTGA
- a CDS encoding NAD-dependent epimerase/dehydratase family protein, with translation MNPLNVLVVGCGYVGARVAAQLAAEGHRVFAVTRSAQRADDFAARGWTPIVADVMSPAAIAAAPPMDAMLHAVGFDRTAGVPKRDVYVDGLTNVLNALSGRCPRVVTISSSSVYGQSNGETVDERSPTEPTTESGQICLDAEHAFWDWRDAQPDGVTAIVLRLAGIYGPARMLARAESLKAAVPMSGRGDAWLNLIHGDDAAAFAIAALFRGTDRTTCLGVDEQPVRRADFYGHLAHLLGAPAPTFTGVVEPGGRGSESGINKQLANPQTRQALEVVLSFPTFREGLADAIASTPGL, from the coding sequence TTGAACCCTCTCAACGTGCTGGTCGTCGGCTGCGGTTATGTCGGCGCTCGCGTCGCCGCGCAGCTCGCCGCCGAAGGACATCGCGTCTTCGCCGTCACCCGCTCCGCCCAGCGCGCCGACGACTTCGCCGCTCGCGGATGGACTCCCATCGTCGCCGACGTCATGTCCCCTGCCGCCATCGCCGCCGCGCCCCCCATGGATGCGATGCTCCATGCCGTCGGCTTCGATCGCACCGCCGGCGTCCCCAAGCGCGACGTCTACGTCGACGGTCTGACCAACGTGCTGAACGCACTCTCCGGGCGCTGCCCGCGCGTCGTCACCATCTCCAGCAGCAGCGTCTACGGACAATCCAACGGCGAAACCGTCGACGAACGGTCGCCGACGGAACCAACCACCGAAAGCGGCCAGATCTGTCTCGACGCCGAACACGCCTTCTGGGATTGGCGCGACGCACAACCCGACGGCGTCACGGCGATCGTCCTGCGCCTCGCCGGCATTTACGGACCGGCCCGCATGCTCGCCCGAGCGGAATCGCTCAAGGCCGCCGTCCCGATGTCTGGCCGGGGCGATGCCTGGCTGAACCTCATTCACGGCGACGACGCCGCCGCGTTCGCCATCGCCGCCCTCTTCCGCGGAACCGACCGGACCACCTGTCTCGGCGTGGATGAGCAACCCGTCCGCCGGGCCGACTTCTATGGGCATCTGGCGCACCTTCTCGGAGCACCGGCCCCCACGTTCACAGGGGTCGTCGAACCCGGCGGCCGCGGCTCGGAATCGGGCATCAACAAGCAGCTCGCCAATCCACAGACGCGGCAGGCCCTCGAAGTGGTACTGTCATTTCCCACGTTCCGCGAAGGCTTGGCGGATGCCATCGCGTCAACGCCCGGGCTCTGA
- a CDS encoding ZIP family metal transporter, giving the protein MIPVLVVFSLLIVVASLAGGFLPAIVRLTHLRLQLMISFVGGLMLGVSLFQMVPHAIQELGADRASTVGLSVFAGLATMFMLLRMFHFHHHDTTGAEDDKTPVHHHDHDHDCDRHGPPIAASRMSGLGVFIGLALHTLIDGVALAAALKVASSEHNAPGALAIAAASVGTFLAILFHKPLDAVSITSLMSAGGWSSRGRLMVNLAFSMMCPLGAAIYLMGASSLPFDHRLMTGAALAFSAGVFLCISLSDLLPEIEFHSHNRIGLTFALVGGVGLSYLISLLDAGHLH; this is encoded by the coding sequence ATGATCCCCGTTCTCGTCGTCTTCTCTCTGCTGATCGTCGTCGCCTCTCTCGCGGGCGGATTCCTGCCGGCCATTGTCCGGCTCACCCACCTCCGCCTGCAGCTGATGATCAGCTTCGTCGGCGGTCTCATGCTCGGCGTCTCGCTGTTCCAGATGGTCCCGCATGCCATCCAGGAACTCGGCGCCGATCGCGCCTCCACAGTCGGACTCAGCGTGTTCGCAGGACTCGCGACGATGTTCATGCTCCTGCGCATGTTCCACTTCCACCACCACGACACCACCGGCGCGGAAGACGACAAAACCCCCGTCCATCACCACGACCACGATCACGACTGTGACCGCCACGGCCCCCCCATCGCCGCCAGCAGGATGAGCGGCCTCGGCGTCTTCATCGGACTTGCCCTGCATACCCTGATCGACGGCGTCGCCCTCGCGGCCGCCCTCAAGGTCGCCTCCTCCGAACACAACGCCCCCGGCGCCCTCGCCATCGCCGCTGCCTCTGTCGGCACTTTCCTCGCCATCCTCTTCCACAAACCGCTCGACGCCGTCTCCATCACCTCGCTCATGAGTGCCGGAGGCTGGTCATCCCGCGGACGGCTCATGGTCAATCTCGCCTTCTCCATGATGTGCCCCCTCGGAGCGGCCATCTATCTCATGGGCGCCAGCTCACTCCCGTTCGACCACCGACTGATGACCGGAGCCGCCCTCGCCTTCTCGGCCGGCGTGTTCCTCTGCATCTCGCTCAGCGATCTCCTCCCCGAAATCGAGTTCCACTCGCACAACCGCATCGGGCTCACCTTCGCCCTCGTCGGCGGCGTCGGACTGTCGTATCTCATCAGCCTGCTCGACGCCGGACACCTGCATTGA
- a CDS encoding DMT family transporter has protein sequence MAWVILVVAGLLEIGWAVGLKLSDGLSKPVPAMLTIIAMIASMVLLGVAVRTLPLGTAYAIWTGIGAVGAVILGIFLFHEPATAGRLLCVAAIVGGIIGLKLLTPTPAPAAQAKVD, from the coding sequence ATGGCGTGGGTCATCCTGGTCGTTGCCGGCCTTCTCGAAATCGGCTGGGCCGTCGGGCTCAAACTGAGTGACGGTCTTTCGAAGCCCGTCCCCGCCATGCTGACGATCATCGCCATGATCGCCAGCATGGTCCTGCTGGGCGTCGCGGTCCGCACGCTCCCGCTCGGCACAGCCTACGCCATCTGGACCGGCATCGGAGCCGTCGGCGCCGTGATCCTGGGAATCTTTCTGTTCCACGAACCGGCCACCGCGGGCCGCCTCCTCTGCGTGGCTGCCATCGTCGGTGGCATCATCGGGCTCAAGCTACTGACGCCCACCCCCGCCCCCGCGGCCCAGGCCAAGGTCGATTGA
- a CDS encoding fumarate reductase/succinate dehydrogenase flavoprotein subunit, which yields MTTAVTDSTIVQSSRLNSRIPDAPVPEMWDHCKNEMKLVSPGNRRKYDIIVVGTGLAGASAAASLAEQGYNVKAFCIQDSPRRAHSVAAQGGINAAKNYHNDGDSTYRLFYETVKGGDFRARESNVYRLASVSANIIDQCVAQGVPFAREYGGTLANRTFGGTQVSRTFYCRGQTGQQLLLGAYSVLMRQVQLGRVKMFPRREMLDLVTIDGRARGIITRNLLNGEFETHTANAVLLCTGGYGNVFYLSTNAKACNVTAAWRAYRRGAFFANPCYTQIHPTCIPVSGDHQSKLTLMSESLRNDGRVWVPKSQGDHRPPPDIPIDDRDYYLERRYPAFGNMVPRDVASRAAKERCDAGFGVGSSGKAVYLDFADAIKRDGLDAVKARYSNLFEMYERITDEDAYKVPMRIYPAVHYTMGGLWVDYQLESTIPGLFVLGEANFSDHGANRLGASALMQGLADGYFVAPYTVANYLGTHGSKMGKVAGSEAGFESVLGEAKGRVNRILGVHGKRTPNELHRELGMIMWDYCGMARNAAGLKTAIGKIRDLREEFWKNVLIPGAGESLNQTLEHAGRVADFLEFSELMVQDALNREESCGGHFREEHQTEDGETLRDDDNFRYAAAWEYKGDGAQPELHKEKLEFNYAHLAKRDYKS from the coding sequence ATGACGACCGCAGTCACCGACTCCACGATCGTTCAGTCCTCCCGGCTGAACTCCCGCATTCCCGATGCTCCGGTCCCGGAGATGTGGGACCACTGCAAGAACGAGATGAAGCTCGTCTCCCCCGGCAACCGGCGGAAGTACGACATCATCGTCGTCGGCACCGGCCTCGCCGGAGCGTCCGCGGCCGCGTCACTGGCCGAGCAGGGCTACAACGTCAAGGCGTTCTGCATCCAGGACTCCCCCCGCCGCGCCCACAGCGTCGCCGCCCAGGGAGGCATCAACGCCGCCAAGAACTACCACAACGACGGCGACAGCACCTACCGCCTCTTCTACGAAACGGTCAAAGGGGGCGACTTCCGCGCCCGCGAGTCGAACGTCTACCGCCTCGCCTCCGTCAGCGCGAACATCATCGACCAGTGCGTCGCCCAGGGCGTCCCCTTCGCCCGTGAATATGGCGGCACCCTCGCCAACCGCACCTTCGGCGGAACCCAGGTCTCCCGGACCTTCTACTGCCGCGGACAGACGGGCCAGCAGCTCCTCCTCGGCGCCTACAGCGTCCTCATGCGCCAGGTGCAGCTCGGCCGCGTGAAGATGTTCCCCCGCCGCGAAATGCTCGACCTCGTCACGATCGACGGCCGGGCCCGCGGCATCATCACCCGCAACCTCCTCAACGGCGAGTTCGAGACCCACACCGCCAACGCCGTCCTCCTCTGCACCGGCGGCTACGGCAACGTTTTCTACCTTTCGACGAACGCCAAGGCCTGCAACGTCACCGCCGCCTGGCGCGCCTATCGCCGCGGCGCCTTCTTCGCCAACCCCTGCTACACGCAGATCCACCCCACCTGTATCCCCGTCTCCGGCGACCACCAGTCGAAGCTGACGCTCATGAGCGAAAGCCTTCGCAACGACGGCCGAGTCTGGGTGCCCAAGAGCCAGGGCGACCACCGCCCCCCGCCGGACATCCCGATCGACGACCGCGACTACTACCTCGAACGCCGCTACCCCGCGTTCGGAAACATGGTCCCGCGTGACGTCGCCTCCCGGGCCGCCAAGGAACGCTGCGACGCCGGCTTCGGCGTCGGCAGCAGCGGCAAGGCCGTCTATCTCGACTTCGCCGACGCCATCAAACGCGACGGCCTGGATGCGGTCAAAGCCCGCTACAGCAACCTCTTCGAGATGTACGAACGGATCACCGACGAGGACGCCTACAAGGTCCCCATGCGGATCTATCCCGCCGTCCACTACACCATGGGCGGTCTGTGGGTCGACTATCAGCTTGAAAGCACGATCCCCGGCCTGTTCGTCCTCGGCGAAGCCAACTTCTCCGACCACGGCGCCAACCGCCTCGGCGCCAGCGCCCTCATGCAGGGTCTGGCCGACGGCTACTTCGTCGCCCCCTATACCGTGGCCAACTACCTCGGCACGCACGGCTCGAAGATGGGGAAAGTCGCCGGCAGCGAAGCCGGCTTTGAATCGGTCCTCGGCGAGGCCAAAGGCCGCGTCAACCGCATCCTCGGCGTCCACGGCAAGCGGACTCCGAACGAGCTCCACCGCGAGCTCGGGATGATCATGTGGGACTACTGCGGCATGGCCCGCAACGCCGCGGGCCTCAAAACGGCCATCGGCAAGATCCGCGATCTCCGCGAGGAGTTCTGGAAGAACGTCCTCATCCCCGGCGCCGGTGAATCGCTCAACCAGACTCTCGAGCACGCCGGCCGCGTCGCCGACTTCCTCGAGTTCAGCGAGCTGATGGTCCAGGACGCGCTCAACCGTGAAGAGTCGTGCGGCGGCCACTTCCGCGAAGAACACCAGACCGAAGACGGCGAAACCCTCCGCGACGACGACAACTTCCGCTACGCCGCCGCCTGGGAATACAAGGGCGATGGAGCCCAGCCGGAACTCCACAAAGAGAAGCTGGAGTTCAACTACGCCCACCTGGCGAAGCGCGATTACAAGAGCTGA
- a CDS encoding succinate dehydrogenase cytochrome b subunit gives MTSLLAVLRSSLGKKYVMALTGLFLCSFLAIHLAGNFLLYAGPGPYNDYAHKLHSNPGLLLAAEIPLYLAIVVHLYLAFATARNNIDARGPVGYQQKHTKIYNRILGIQPESMMFFTGAVVFIFMAIHIYDFKSRDKAVFEPFQWAVMIMGDMSRKIIYVVGSIFAGVHVSHGFRSAFQSLGLNHPKYNKLLDRTSIVFALVVAIGFASFPILMGSASRTPDAETPPAAVEAKPAE, from the coding sequence GTGACCTCTTTGCTTGCTGTGTTGCGGTCGTCCCTTGGCAAAAAATATGTCATGGCGCTGACCGGCCTGTTCCTCTGCTCCTTCCTGGCGATCCACCTCGCAGGCAACTTCCTGCTGTACGCCGGCCCCGGGCCCTACAACGACTACGCCCACAAGCTGCATTCCAACCCCGGCCTCCTCCTGGCCGCCGAAATCCCGCTCTACCTGGCGATCGTCGTCCACCTCTACCTGGCGTTCGCGACCGCCCGGAACAACATCGACGCCCGCGGACCGGTCGGATACCAGCAGAAACACACCAAGATCTACAACCGCATCCTCGGCATTCAGCCCGAATCGATGATGTTCTTCACCGGCGCGGTGGTCTTCATCTTCATGGCGATCCACATCTACGACTTCAAGTCGCGCGACAAGGCCGTCTTCGAGCCGTTCCAGTGGGCCGTCATGATCATGGGCGACATGTCCCGCAAGATCATCTACGTCGTCGGCAGCATCTTCGCCGGCGTCCACGTCTCCCACGGCTTCCGCAGCGCCTTCCAGTCGCTCGGCCTGAACCACCCCAAATACAACAAGCTGCTGGACCGCACCTCGATCGTCTTCGCCCTCGTCGTGGCGATCGGCTTTGCCAGCTTCCCGATCCTGATGGGATCTGCATCCAGGACTCCGGACGCGGAAACGCCCCCGGCCGCTGTCGAAGCCAAACCGGCCGAGTAG
- a CDS encoding leucine-rich repeat domain-containing protein, with the protein MALSRFLSLPVLSAGALIVSVVFAGCGRETPPPAANTPDAAVQEEPEEPETPALTASELRRRLKARDSARFQKAGNEFVEAHLAESGVTDLTPLKDHPIKTLDLTRTPVADLSPIASLPVENLGISETKVTDLGPLSKLPLTSLSMKGVPVDNLAPLKGLQLTALDASETKIKDLSPLAGMPLGALYLESTLVSDLAPLKDLPLRQLYLNKTPVTDLRPLAGKMLSELNLCDTSISDLGPLAGTHLGILWLRNTKVTDLKPLLTTGLTSLDVQGAPVTDLGPLADFPSLQRLNIAGTGVTDLRPLARLRLTRLILTPSTIKEGFDVIRGMSTLTQLDLQFEETVPTRTPEQFWADYDAGKFKPAAPAP; encoded by the coding sequence ATGGCACTCTCCCGCTTCCTGTCGCTGCCCGTCCTTTCTGCGGGAGCTTTAATCGTCAGCGTCGTGTTCGCCGGCTGCGGCCGGGAGACGCCTCCTCCCGCCGCCAACACCCCCGACGCCGCGGTGCAGGAAGAACCGGAGGAGCCCGAAACCCCCGCTCTCACGGCCAGCGAGCTGCGCCGCCGGCTCAAAGCCCGTGACAGCGCCCGTTTCCAGAAAGCGGGCAACGAGTTTGTCGAGGCCCACCTGGCCGAATCGGGGGTCACCGACCTCACCCCTCTCAAGGATCACCCGATCAAGACCCTCGACCTCACCCGGACGCCGGTCGCCGACCTCTCCCCGATCGCGTCGCTTCCCGTCGAGAACCTCGGCATCTCCGAGACGAAAGTGACCGATCTCGGCCCGCTCTCGAAGCTGCCGCTCACCTCCCTGAGCATGAAGGGCGTTCCCGTCGACAACCTCGCTCCGCTCAAAGGGCTTCAGCTGACAGCCCTGGACGCCTCCGAAACGAAGATCAAAGACCTCTCTCCCCTGGCCGGAATGCCGCTGGGAGCGCTCTATCTCGAATCGACCCTGGTCTCCGATCTCGCCCCCCTCAAAGACCTTCCGCTCCGCCAGCTCTACCTCAACAAGACGCCGGTGACCGATCTTCGCCCGCTGGCCGGCAAGATGTTGTCGGAGCTGAACCTCTGCGACACCTCGATCTCCGATCTGGGCCCGCTCGCCGGAACCCACCTGGGAATCCTCTGGCTCCGGAACACGAAAGTGACTGACCTGAAGCCGTTGCTCACCACCGGCCTGACCAGCCTCGATGTGCAGGGAGCCCCCGTCACCGATCTGGGCCCCCTGGCGGACTTTCCGAGCCTGCAGCGGCTGAACATCGCGGGAACCGGCGTCACCGATCTCCGGCCCCTCGCCCGCCTGCGGCTCACCCGCCTCATCCTGACCCCCTCGACAATCAAGGAAGGGTTCGACGTCATTCGCGGAATGTCCACCCTGACCCAGCTCGACCTCCAATTCGAGGAAACCGTTCCCACCCGCACCCCCGAGCAGTTCTGGGCGGATTACGACGCCGGAAAATTCAAGCCGGCTGCCCCCGCCCCGTAA
- a CDS encoding metallophosphoesterase, whose protein sequence is MFETRISGPVAVIGDVHGQTEKLDAILSQLDQRGELARRWIVFIGDLVDRGPDPAGTLDLVAELIRDGVRTTVVSGNHELAMCGALNILPAPDYCDWRKRWLGGYGAEATFASYGIRFGDCEALARAIPVEHREIIADAPWSVEHEQFFFVHAGLDPHLPFAAQKKMLGARDLSLNNPGWLCSKRWPFESLPGDCTKTVVSGHVPLPQVQMDRNRILLDTTGGVDGDLSCVLLPERTIVTSRKAAPVKKPAFSLARMFGRSA, encoded by the coding sequence ATGTTCGAAACGCGGATCTCCGGTCCGGTGGCCGTCATTGGCGACGTGCACGGACAGACCGAGAAGCTGGACGCGATTCTCAGCCAGCTCGATCAGCGTGGAGAACTCGCCCGGCGCTGGATCGTGTTCATCGGCGACCTTGTCGATCGGGGCCCCGATCCGGCCGGCACGCTCGACCTGGTTGCCGAACTGATCCGCGACGGCGTGCGGACGACGGTGGTCTCAGGGAATCACGAACTGGCGATGTGCGGCGCGCTCAACATCCTGCCGGCGCCGGACTACTGCGACTGGCGCAAGCGCTGGCTGGGGGGCTACGGCGCGGAAGCGACGTTTGCGTCCTATGGCATTCGCTTCGGCGACTGCGAGGCCCTGGCCCGGGCGATTCCGGTCGAGCACCGGGAGATCATCGCCGATGCTCCGTGGAGTGTGGAGCACGAACAGTTCTTCTTCGTCCACGCGGGGCTCGATCCGCACCTTCCGTTTGCAGCCCAGAAGAAAATGCTCGGTGCAAGGGATCTCTCCCTGAACAACCCGGGTTGGCTGTGTTCGAAGCGCTGGCCGTTTGAATCGCTTCCGGGCGACTGCACCAAGACGGTCGTCTCCGGTCACGTGCCGCTGCCACAGGTGCAGATGGACCGCAACCGGATCCTGCTCGATACGACAGGCGGAGTGGACGGCGACCTGAGCTGCGTCCTGCTTCCGGAGCGGACGATCGTCACCTCGCGGAAGGCGGCCCCGGTGAAGAAACCGGCGTTCAGCCTGGCGCGAATGTTTGGCCGGTCGGCCTAG